The Saccharicrinis carchari sequence AATAGAATCTAGAGTACTGTTTTTTTCAACAATGTGATATTCCCATACTCCATCATTGCAAGAGTTTGTAAGATTTCCTGATTTTAAAATCTCTTTATTTACCTCAAAAATATAATCTCCGTTAATAACCCGTTCTAAGGGCATATTAATCGTATCATTACTTGTTGATATATGTCCTTCATAAATGTAAATTGTATTTAGAACATGCAATTGGTCACATGATATGAAAGTCAAACAAGTAAAAATTAATAAAAGACTATTCTTTAACATCGTGTGTATTTTTGTATGAGTGCCAACGGTTGGTGTATGAAGCGTTGGGCATTTCGAAGCACTTTCTTGTCAAACCGTTACAAAGTTTATTAAGTGTAATGCCTTTGAAATCAACACTATCTGCCCAATGATTTATACACTTTGTTAGCAACTGGGCGTTGATTTTTTCAGTCTGACAATCAATCATTTAAGCTCTTAATAATGGTCTTTCCTTGATTGCACGAAACTTTCAACGGAGCACAAATTTATTTTGTTTTTTTGTGGGAGGGCAACCCTAAAACCGCCCTTAAAGGCGGTTACATGAGCGGCTTTGTAAGCTCTCTGGCAAGCTTTGGACGGGCGTTGGCTCGCGGCGCTTGCTAATGTGCTTACAAATAGGGCGGACTACCACTAACATTTTGACTTTACCCAATACTTCAAAGAGCGTTGAATTGTCCTCTAAATCCATTTTTTCAACCGTAATCTGTGTTTGTAAAACTAAATGTTAAATATAACGAAAATACTTTTTGTCACGACTCAATTAACACCTTCATTTTGTTAAAAAATTAGCAGCAATTTTTATCCTTTTGTATCGAAGGACATTTTACTGAACCATACGAACAATATACGCAGCAATCACCTGGTTTTGGTTTTAAAACTGTATGGCAACTTTCACATTCATAGAAGAACTGACACGAATCTTCGAACATAGTTTCTCCTTTTTGAAAACCACAATTTGGGCAGCTTATGATTGATTCTAAAATTAGCTTCATATTTATTTTCCCAGTTTTATAATTCTAAAAGCCCCTTGTATCACAATTAAAAACACGATTGCCCCAATAATTAAATCGGGATATTTTGATTGGGTCAACAATACCAATACCCCTGCTGAGATAACACCAGTATTGATAATTATATCGTTCGATGTAAAAATCATGGTAGCTTTCATGTGCGCTTCCTCGCTCTTTGATTTTTGCAGCAAATAAAGACAAACAGAGTTGGCAATCAATGCCAATACCGATACAATTATCATGGTTTGAAAATCGGGGACTTCTTCAAAACTAATAAACCTGCGTATTACGTCCATAAGACCAAACAAAGCTAAAGCTAACTGAAAATAGCCGCTTAATCGGGCAACTTTCTTTTTTCTGATTAATGTTGAACCGACTGCCCAGAGGCTAAGTCCATAAACCAAAGCATCGGCAAGCATATCCAATGAACCGGCAACCAGCCCCATTGATTTTGATATTAATCCGGTGGTTATTTCAATAATGAAAAAAGCGAAATTGATAATCAATACTGTCCAAAGTAGTTTCGATTGCACTTTAGAAATCTCCGGTTGCAATTCAATTTCTTCAATAGTTTCTGAATTTTTGAGACTGGAACCTAACTTTAGCGCATCCAAACTTTTAGCAATTTCAGTATTTTCTTTTGAATGATAAACAGTCAGGTTTCTATTCTCTATATCAAATTCGAGTTTTTTGATTTCTAAGATTCCATCCAATTTCATCCGACTCATGTTTTCCTCGGAAGGGCAATCCATTTTTGAAATTTTAAAAGTGCTTTTATACATTGTCGATGACTTGTTTTAGTTTTTGTTGAACCTCGTTTGCTACACTTGCCAGTTTTTCATTTCCAACCGATTGCATAGAAGCCACGGGGTCAACGGTAGTAATTTCAGTTTTGCCATTTTCCAACTCTTGAACAACTACATTACAAGGTAACATCGTACCAATTTTATCTTCTTCCTATAAAGCTTTATAGGCAAAAGCAGGATTGCAAGCCCCAAGAATACGGTAATTTCTAAAATCTACACCCAATTTCTCTTTCAGTTTCTCGTGTATGTTGATTTGAGTTAAAACCCCAAAACCTTCTTTTTTGAGTTCTTCTGTTACCCTTTCTACTGCTTCTTCAAAAGTGTAATCCGTTGTTTTTTCAAAATAGTATTTCATCATGTTTGTTTTTAAAAATGAATAATTGAAACAGCAGGTTGCCTTTTTTCTTCCGGCAACCTGCCATTAAAATTATGAATTATTTTTCGCCGTTCTCCAGACCTGTTTTTACACGGTAAGTTTTTTCAACGTTTAAGATATAAATTATTCCATCGCCCGGGTTTAGTGTCTTTCCGTATTCCGAGATAAGCCCGATTACCATATTTACTTTTTCTTTGGTTACTACCATTTCAATTTTGGCCATTGGACTGTCGGTAACCGAAAATTTCTGCGAAACAAAGGCGTTTTCATCCTGAAATTTTCCTGTTCCTTCTGCACTCGATATAGTGATATTTTCAAAGCCATTGTCTTTAAGCTGTTCAATTAACTCGTTTACATGGTTTGGCCTTACAAATGCTTTTATTTCTTTCATCGTGTTGAATTTTAATGGTCGTGTTCAGTTTCTTCTTTTTTCATATCCGCCAATAAATAGTAGGCCGCATTCATCACTACCTGTGTATTTTCGGGCAGCGGATTGATTAGTTTGATTTCAGTATAGCCCTCGTCTTTTAAGCCGGGAATGACTTCGACCATCCTGAAAGCCATCTCGTGTTCTGCTGCATCGTTATCGTCTGCATCTCCATGCTCATGCCCTTCCTCATCACTATCGTGATTCGCCATTTCTTCATGAATATCTTCTGCATCGTGCTCGTGTCCTTCAGTTTCATCATGTCCGTGTTTCTCCAATGATTCGCTGTCCACTATAAAAATGAACGATTTAGTTCCTTCGGCAACAATGGCATCGTTGGGCAAAGCGCAGGTGTAATTTTCATCGGTATGCAAATGCCCCGAAATGTACATGCCAGGAATGAGCCCTGTTACTTTTTCATTGATTTTTGCATGGACATGAACTGCCCTTGATTTGGCTTCAAACTCTTTTCCAATGGCAAAAACGGTGGCCGTGAGTTCTTCATCAGGACGGTTCGAAACCGTGAAATGGACTTTTTGACCTTCTTTTACCAAATGCACATCGTTTTCATAAACCATAAAATCGGCATGGATAGCGGTGTTGTCGGTTATTTCAAGCAGGATGTCTTTTGCATCAACATAAGAACCAACTTTTATATTTACTTCATTAACAAAGCCATTTATTGGCGAATTAATGTTTATGGTATTTGAAATATTCCCCTCCATAATTTTTTCGGATGAAAGGTTCAGCAGTTGCAGACGTGATTTTAATCCTTCGTACTTTGCCTTTGCTGTGTTGTATTCCGCCTTAGCCTGCTGGAAATCGCGACCTGCACCTACATTGTTTTCAAACAATTCTTTTTGGCGTTCAAATTCCTGTTCCAAAAATTCAAGTCTGTTGGCTACTTCTGCAAAGTTTTCCTGTAAGGCAATGTAATCCGGGTGTTCAAGAACTGCCAGCAATTGACCTTTGCTTACTTTATCGCCGTGAAAAACTTTAATTTCTTTCACATTCCCGCCAATTACGGCTGTAATATCGGCACTGCTTGCCGGAGGCACTTCGAGTTGCCCGTTAGACTTTACTACCGTGGTTAGATTCCGCATTTGAAAAGTGCCTAATTTTAAGTTGATGGCTTCCCGTTGGTTTTCATTTAAAACAACCACGCCTTCGGGGCCATGTTCTTCATGTTCTTCGCCTTCTCCGGCTGTTTTGGTTTTTATATTGCACGATATTAATGTGGCGATTGCAATAAACGCTATAATTATTTTTGTCTTCATCATTACTCTATTTTGTTGATTATTTACCTGTTATAAATTTCAGTTGGGCAGACAATTCGAAGTACTCCGCCTGTTGCATTAAAAAATCCTGTTTTGTCCGAATGGCCGCTTCCGTGTTCTGTATAAATTGAACATAGTCGATACTGCCTAAGCGATACGCCAGATCGGAAGCCTGAATTTGTTCATCGGCAAGTGGCAACGCTTCTGTTTTATAATAGTCGATGACCTGTTGTAAAGTAAGGTAGCGGCTGATTTGTTGATTGTACCCGGCTTTCAGTTCCAGTTCCTTCTGCTCGAATTGCCGATTGGCAATTTGGAAATCAATTTTTGAAGCTTTGATTTTACCCGATTGCGAAAAGAAAGCCAGGGGGACAGAAATACCTGCTTCCCAACCATAGAACCCCGAATTGCCGTCAATCGATTGCCATTTATAACCCAAGTCCAGCTTTGGCAGGAAATTAGCCTTTTCCGCTTTCCATGCCGATTCTGCAACATCAATCCCGGTTGAATAATAATTCAGCAACGGGCTTCCGCTCAATGAGTCAGTTTCAGAAACAAGTTCAAAAACATTTTGTCCTAAATCCTGAGCGTTCACGTCAACAGCCATAGGATATAACAGGTATTGATTCAGGATTTGCAAGCTTGCCAAATAATTGCTTTCGGCTTTCGTTAAATTTACCTGCAGTTCTTTGTATTTGGATGATGCCGAAAGGTATTCGATTTTGGAAGTTGCCTGTGTTTTATACCGCAACTTCGCAGCTTTCTGAAAATCGGCGTATAAGGTGTCGAGTTCCTTAAAAAGCTGCCATTGCTGTTTGGCTTGAACGGCGTTGTACCAGGCAAGACTAACATCACGAGCCAACGTGTATTCCGTAAGTTCCTGACCGGATAAAGCTTGTTGGGTGCGGCTGTTTGCAAGGTTGCTTTTTGCCGGGATGCCGAACACATCGATATCCGTTTGTCCAATCCCGATTTTGTTTTGAATACCCGGTGCGTTATTGCCCACTTCTTCTTTTCCGGTATAGATCGAAGTCATCCCCAGTTCGTAAGCCGTAGCTTTTAGCGCTTTTTGCTTGTCAACTTCCAATTGGGCAGCCTTAATCGCCGGGTAGTTTTCCTTTGCCCTTTCAATGACCTGTGGCAATGTTAGGGTGGAATCCTGCGCATTGGCATTTTCTGAAATTCCTAAACCTGCAATTACAATAAGGACAGTAAACAATCCTAAAGCCGGTTTTGGCATTTTTATTTTTTTAACGCCACTTTCAACAAATTTATAGAGAATAGGCAGCACGATAAGCGTGAGCAAAGTTGATGTCAGCATCCCGCCAATAACCACAGTTGCCAAAGGTCGTTGAACTTCCGCTCCTGCCGAAGTGGAAACAGCCATGGGCAAAAAGCCCAGAATATCGGTTGATGCCGTCAATAAAATTGGACGGATACGCCGGATTGAGCCTTTTTTAATGATGTCGTTTATATGGAGTTTGCCTTCTTCTTTCAATTCGTTAAAACCGCTAATCAAAACCAGTCCGTTGAGTACCGCAACACCAAACAGGACAATAAAACCAACGCCAGCCGAAATACTAAAAGGCATATCACGTAAATAAAGTAAAAATATACCGCCAACAGCGGCAAACGGCACTGCGACATAAATCATCAGCGTTTGTTTAAACGATTTTACAGCGAAAAAAACCAGCATAAAAATTAATGCCAAAGCAAGCGGAACGACCAGCGACAATCGTTTTGATGCCCGTTCGAGGTTCTCGAAAGCGCCACCGTAACGGATATAATAGCCCGTTGGCAATTCCAGCTTTTCATCTAAAGTGGTTTGAATTTCTTCCACAAGTGATTTTACATCCCTGCCCGAAACATTAATCCCTACATAGGTTCGCCTGTTGGTATTGTCGCGGCTGATTTGCATCGGCCCCGGCTGATAGCTAATTTCAGCGACTTCTTTCAATGGGATTTGATTTCCATCGGGAAGATTAACAAACAAGTTTCGTATGTCATCAATGCTCTGGCGGTGTTCCTCGTCCAGCCGCACAACAAGGTCGAACATCCGCTCGCCCTCGTAGATGCTTCCGGCAACGCCGCCACTAAAGGCAGATTCAACAATGGTGTTGAGTTCTTTAATTTTCAGGTTATACCGTCCAAGTTTGTTACGGTCGTAATGAACGGTTATCTGCGGCAGTCCTTGTGTGGCTTCAGCTTTTGCACCTGCCACGCCTTCAATCCCCGAAACCAGTCCGGCAATTTCTTCGGCCTTGGAAGCCAGTATTTCTAAATCGTCGCCATAAAGTTTAACCGCAACATCTTCACGTATTCCGGTCAGCAATTCATTGAAACGCATTTCAATAGGCTGTGTAAATTCAAAATTGACTCCCGGTAAAACACTGACTTTTTCCCTGACTTTATCAACTAATTCGGCTTTTGATTCGGCTTTTGTCCATTGTTCCTGTGGTTTAAGAATCACAAAAACATCTGCAATATCAATTGGCATGGGGTCCATAGGCAAATCGGCAACTCCAATCCTGCTTTGGATGCTTTGAACTTCATCGGGAAAATTTTCCATTACAATTTGTTCCAGCCTTGTGGAGGTTTTTGTTACTTCGGTTAATGAAGTACCCGGCTTTAAAAACGCCTGAAAAGCAAAATCGCCTTCATCAAGTTTTGGGATAAATTCTGCACCCATTCTGGTAAACAGAAAACCACCCGAAACCAACAGCACAAATGTGATGGTAATTATGATCCAACTTCTTTTAAGCGACCAACCAATTACAGGGTTATAGGCATTTTCGAGTTTCCCGATTATTTTATCGCCCCAGGTTTTTTTGTCTGTTTTTGGTGGTTGAAGAAATAAGGCCGCCATCATTGGAATATAGGTAAGGCACAAAACCACCACGCCCAAAACGGCAAATCCGAATGTCATAGCCATGGGGATAAACATTTTGCCTTCTACACCCTGCAAAGCCAAAACGGGAATAAATACAATTAAAATAATCAACTGCCCGAAAAATGCCGAGTTCATCATTTTGCTTGCCGAATTATAGGCAATTTCGTTTCGCTTCGCCTGGCCCAGCTTTGTGCCAATCAGGTTTTTACGGTGGAGGTAAAAAATCATGGCTTCGACAATGATTACCGCTCCATCAACCAATATCCCGAAATCGAGCGCCCCCAAACTCATCAGGTTTGCCCACACCCCAAATAGGTTCATCATGATAAAAGCAAATAGCAAAGCCAGTGGAATGGTTGATGCCACAATTAAACCGCCCCTTAAATTCCCAAGGAATATGACCAGCACAAAAATGACAATCAGCGCACCCAAAGACAGGTTTTCGGCAACGGTGGAGGTTGTACTTTTAATGAGTTTGCTGCGGTCGAGAAAAGGTTTTATTTCAACACCATCGGGCAATGATTTTTGAATTA is a genomic window containing:
- a CDS encoding GDCCVxC domain-containing (seleno)protein; amino-acid sequence: MKLILESIISCPNCGFQKGETMFEDSCQFFYECESCHTVLKPKPGDCCVYCSYGSVKCPSIQKDKNCC
- a CDS encoding cation transporter — its product is MDCPSEENMSRMKLDGILEIKKLEFDIENRNLTVYHSKENTEIAKSLDALKLGSSLKNSETIEEIELQPEISKVQSKLLWTVLIINFAFFIIEITTGLISKSMGLVAGSLDMLADALVYGLSLWAVGSTLIRKKKVARLSGYFQLALALFGLMDVIRRFISFEEVPDFQTMIIVSVLALIANSVCLYLLQKSKSEEAHMKATMIFTSNDIIINTGVISAGVLVLLTQSKYPDLIIGAIVFLIVIQGAFRIIKLGK
- a CDS encoding P-II family nitrogen regulator; the encoded protein is MKEIKAFVRPNHVNELIEQLKDNGFENITISSAEGTGKFQDENAFVSQKFSVTDSPMAKIEMVVTKEKVNMVIGLISEYGKTLNPGDGIIYILNVEKTYRVKTGLENGEK
- a CDS encoding efflux RND transporter periplasmic adaptor subunit, with amino-acid sequence MMKTKIIIAFIAIATLISCNIKTKTAGEGEEHEEHGPEGVVVLNENQREAINLKLGTFQMRNLTTVVKSNGQLEVPPASSADITAVIGGNVKEIKVFHGDKVSKGQLLAVLEHPDYIALQENFAEVANRLEFLEQEFERQKELFENNVGAGRDFQQAKAEYNTAKAKYEGLKSRLQLLNLSSEKIMEGNISNTININSPINGFVNEVNIKVGSYVDAKDILLEITDNTAIHADFMVYENDVHLVKEGQKVHFTVSNRPDEELTATVFAIGKEFEAKSRAVHVHAKINEKVTGLIPGMYISGHLHTDENYTCALPNDAIVAEGTKSFIFIVDSESLEKHGHDETEGHEHDAEDIHEEMANHDSDEEGHEHGDADDNDAAEHEMAFRMVEVIPGLKDEGYTEIKLINPLPENTQVVMNAAYYLLADMKKEETEHDH
- a CDS encoding CusA/CzcA family heavy metal efflux RND transporter, whose amino-acid sequence is MINKIISFSIKNKALIGLMTIGLIIGGIYSMTKVPLDATPDITNNQVLVITTAPNLGTEDIEQFVTYQVELAVANLPDVTEIRSVSRFGLSVVTIVFKESAGTYLPRQLVSEALAEVKEKIPQGFGEPFMAPISTGLGEIYQYTLEVQPGYDTIYDDMELRTMQEWIVKRQMAMLPGVVEVNSFGGRGKQYEVAVNPDKLRSMGLAISDIFEALDDNNQNTGGAYIEKNFQANFIRGEGLMRSLDDIKNTLVANIDGQPIFIRDVAEVKYGSFVRYGAFTKDGKGEAVGGIVMMLKGENSNDVIKDVKERMALIQKSLPDGVEIKPFLDRSKLIKSTTSTVAENLSLGALIVIFVLVIFLGNLRGGLIVASTIPLALLFAFIMMNLFGVWANLMSLGALDFGILVDGAVIIVEAMIFYLHRKNLIGTKLGQAKRNEIAYNSASKMMNSAFFGQLIILIVFIPVLALQGVEGKMFIPMAMTFGFAVLGVVVLCLTYIPMMAALFLQPPKTDKKTWGDKIIGKLENAYNPVIGWSLKRSWIIITITFVLLVSGGFLFTRMGAEFIPKLDEGDFAFQAFLKPGTSLTEVTKTSTRLEQIVMENFPDEVQSIQSRIGVADLPMDPMPIDIADVFVILKPQEQWTKAESKAELVDKVREKVSVLPGVNFEFTQPIEMRFNELLTGIREDVAVKLYGDDLEILASKAEEIAGLVSGIEGVAGAKAEATQGLPQITVHYDRNKLGRYNLKIKELNTIVESAFSGGVAGSIYEGERMFDLVVRLDEEHRQSIDDIRNLFVNLPDGNQIPLKEVAEISYQPGPMQISRDNTNRRTYVGINVSGRDVKSLVEEIQTTLDEKLELPTGYYIRYGGAFENLERASKRLSLVVPLALALIFMLVFFAVKSFKQTLMIYVAVPFAAVGGIFLLYLRDMPFSISAGVGFIVLFGVAVLNGLVLISGFNELKEEGKLHINDIIKKGSIRRIRPILLTASTDILGFLPMAVSTSAGAEVQRPLATVVIGGMLTSTLLTLIVLPILYKFVESGVKKIKMPKPALGLFTVLIVIAGLGISENANAQDSTLTLPQVIERAKENYPAIKAAQLEVDKQKALKATAYELGMTSIYTGKEEVGNNAPGIQNKIGIGQTDIDVFGIPAKSNLANSRTQQALSGQELTEYTLARDVSLAWYNAVQAKQQWQLFKELDTLYADFQKAAKLRYKTQATSKIEYLSASSKYKELQVNLTKAESNYLASLQILNQYLLYPMAVDVNAQDLGQNVFELVSETDSLSGSPLLNYYSTGIDVAESAWKAEKANFLPKLDLGYKWQSIDGNSGFYGWEAGISVPLAFFSQSGKIKASKIDFQIANRQFEQKELELKAGYNQQISRYLTLQQVIDYYKTEALPLADEQIQASDLAYRLGSIDYVQFIQNTEAAIRTKQDFLMQQAEYFELSAQLKFITGK